The following are encoded in a window of Campylobacterota bacterium genomic DNA:
- a CDS encoding GNAT family N-acetyltransferase: protein MSKKLFAFAVLSISLFTSQCKSTVDLKKALVKNEDLFARCMPHLVVPCDGCTVMSCNVGHDDYNYVLHSSFQSTGELAEAVDEVVTFFKDQDAVFYWWVMEDDQPTDIEQVLLDKGFVYDESSYAMFLDLANYEPAEHSGLEIYRIESPDLFRDFCDAKYECGISEHVFSQVFQSGAILTLPEQKNIEWYVGFVGGVPVTTSALAFDGDIVGVYHVATRHGYQRQGLATQMMHFLCQKAKRDGCSFVVLSSTGGAARLYEKIGFEHLFEYKEYCLLEHWVE from the coding sequence ATGAGCAAAAAATTATTTGCGTTCGCCGTGTTGTCAATTTCTTTGTTTACCTCTCAGTGTAAGTCTACAGTTGATCTGAAAAAAGCTCTTGTCAAAAATGAAGACCTATTTGCTCGGTGTATGCCTCACTTGGTTGTTCCTTGTGATGGGTGTACCGTGATGAGTTGTAATGTTGGCCATGATGACTACAACTATGTTCTGCATTCGAGTTTTCAGAGTACGGGTGAGTTGGCTGAGGCAGTAGATGAGGTAGTCACCTTTTTCAAAGATCAGGATGCAGTTTTTTATTGGTGGGTGATGGAAGATGATCAGCCCACTGATATAGAGCAAGTTTTGCTGGATAAAGGTTTTGTTTATGACGAATCGTCTTACGCGATGTTTCTTGATCTGGCAAATTATGAGCCCGCAGAGCATAGTGGGCTTGAAATTTATCGTATTGAAAGTCCGGATTTGTTCAGAGATTTTTGCGATGCGAAATATGAATGTGGGATATCTGAACATGTCTTTTCGCAAGTTTTTCAAAGTGGCGCAATTTTAACCCTGCCCGAGCAGAAAAATATTGAGTGGTATGTTGGATTTGTAGGAGGTGTTCCCGTTACAACTTCCGCACTCGCGTTTGATGGGGATATTGTGGGGGTTTACCATGTGGCAACGCGTCATGGATATCAGCGGCAAGGTCTTGCTACGCAGATGATGCATTTTCTTTGTCAAAAAGCTAAAAGGGATGGGTGTAGTTTTGTTGTGCTTTCATCTACAGGAGGTGCTGCTCGACTATATGAAAAAATAGGATTTGAGCATTTGTTTGAATATAAAGAGTACTGCTTGCTAGAACATTGGGTTGAATGA
- a CDS encoding GrpB family protein, whose product MSNLVRRKIKVVGYDRLWPKVFYAIAKDLKTLLKEAIYDAHHVGSTAVPNMYARPVIDVVLAPRDFDVFELYKKKMLQAGYRFDNAGDQHTKKVFIKKGPGGVVRQHVTVYRDDGEICRHIKLRDYLINEPDQVRHFSRLKQVLIAEDPYSIKKYTEKKSLFIDMLEKKMEAERIL is encoded by the coding sequence ATGAGTAATTTAGTACGTCGCAAAATAAAGGTAGTGGGCTACGATAGATTGTGGCCTAAAGTGTTTTATGCAATTGCAAAAGACTTAAAGACATTATTAAAAGAAGCCATTTACGATGCGCATCATGTTGGGAGTACTGCTGTACCCAATATGTATGCTCGACCGGTCATTGACGTTGTTCTTGCACCGCGTGATTTTGATGTGTTTGAGTTATATAAAAAAAAGATGCTTCAAGCTGGCTATCGATTTGATAATGCTGGCGATCAACACACTAAAAAGGTCTTTATTAAAAAGGGGCCGGGTGGGGTGGTAAGGCAGCACGTAACGGTGTATCGCGATGATGGTGAAATCTGTAGGCATATTAAGTTACGAGATTATCTGATCAATGAGCCTGATCAAGTGCGTCATTTCTCTCGCTTGAAACAGGTTTTAATTGCCGAAGATCCTTATAGTATTAAAAAATATACAGAAAAAAAATCACTTTTTATTGATATGCTTGAAAAGAAAATGGAGGCGGAAAGAATCTTATAA